The Papaver somniferum cultivar HN1 chromosome 3, ASM357369v1, whole genome shotgun sequence genome includes a region encoding these proteins:
- the LOC113356661 gene encoding BTB/POZ domain-containing protein NPY5-like, producing MKFMKLGSKPDSFQTNGNDVRYVAAELATDIIIIVGDVKFYLHKFPLLSKSARLQKLASVANEENNAEIHIGDIPGGSASFELCGKFCYGMKVTLNAYNVVAARCAAEYLEMHESVEKGNLVYKIDVFLNASILRSWKDSIIVLQTTRPLLPWPEDLKVVSRCIDSITSNASIDPSKVEWSYTYNRKKLPSENGIEPQWNGVKKQQAVPKDWWVEDLCELEIDFFKRAILAIKTKGRVSNDIIGEALKSYALKKLPSFSKGLVQANDLLKYKSLVDTIVLLLPIESGSVPCTFLLKLLKAAILLDCGEIGKKQLVRRIGRQLEEAIVADLLIPAPAGEIVLYDVDVIQSIVEEFVMQEQGITSDKPMSEEELLEIRSPTFISDTSKQAVAKLVDGYLAEVSKDRNLPSSKFVALAESVSGFPRPVHDRLYRAIDTYLKEHPALSKSERKKICRLMNCKKLSVDASMHAVQNERLPLRVVVQVLFFEQIRASKAPNTAVKPDLPGNLRSLLPRENGGSHGSSRTATTNTEEDWDSVPTIEELKVLKGELASLKLGSRRSLKTDEKSRNSHETAAAAKVQGTLATKKIFAKLWSSKGGQDDSSTDDTSGSPGSTNKEEVKSTPSRNRRYSVS from the exons ATGAAGTTTATGAAACTTGGATCGAAGCCTGATTCGTTTCAGACGAATGGAAATGATGTCAG ATACGTTGCTGCTGAACTAGCAACTGACATCATTATTATTGTAGGCGATGTGAAGTTTTATCTACACAAG TTTCCTCTGTTGTCCAAGAGCGCTCGATTACAAAAGCTGGCATCAGTTGCTAATGAGGAGAACAATGCTGAAATCCACATCGGAGATATTCCCGGTGGATCTGCTTCTTTTGAGTTATGTGGAAAGTTCTGTTATGGAATGAAAGTTACCTTAAATGCTTACAATGTGGTTGCAGCTCGTTGTGCCGCAGAGTATCTAGAGATGCACGAATCTGTTGAGAAAGGAAACTTAGTTTACAAGATTGATGTCTTCCTGAACGCCAGCATTCTGCGAAGCTGGAAAGATTCAATAATCGTTCTGCAAACTACAAGACCTCTACTACCATGGCCCGAGGATTTAAAGGTGGTCAGCCGCTGCATTGATTCCATAACTTCTAATGCTTCAATTGACCCTTCTAAAGTGGAGTGGTCTTACACTTACAACCGTAAAAAACTTCCATCAGAAAATGGGATTGAACCACAGTGGAATGGTGTAAAGAAACAACAGGCAGTCCCAAAAGATTGGTGGGTGGAGGATTTGTGTGAGCTCGAGATAGATTTCTTCAAACGTGCAATACTAGCAATAAAAACCAAAGGTAGAGTGTCCAACGATATAATAGGTGAAGCCCTAAAGTCTTATGCACTGAAGAAGTTACCAAGTTTCAGCAAGGGTTTGGTCCAGGCTAATGATCTTCTGAAATACAAATCATTGGTGGACACTATTGTATTATTGTTGCCTATAGAAAGTGGCAGTGTCCCATGTACTTTTTTATTGAAACTGCTAAAAGCTGCTATCTTGCTTGATTGTGGAGAAATCGGGAAGAAACAGTTGGTTAGGAGAATCGGCCGACAGTTAGAGGAGGCTATAGTAGCTGACCTTCTTATTCCTGCTCCTGCTGGAGAAATAGTTCTATACGATGTTGATGTGATACAGAGTATAGTGGAGGAGTTTGTGATGCAAGAACAAGGAATAACCAGTGATAAACCAATGTCTGAAGAAGAATTGCTAGAAATCAGAAGCCCAACATTTATCTCAGATACATCGAAACAAGCTGTTGCAAAACTAGTTGATGGGTACCTTGCTGAAGTCTCGAAGGATCGAAATCTTCCTTCGTCGAAATTTGTTGCACTGGCAGAGTCTGTTTCAGGGTTTCCAAGGCCAGTTCATGACCGACTTTACCGTGCTATAGACACGTATCTCAAA GAGCACCCTGCGTTAAGCAAGAGCGAGAGGAAAAAAATCTGTAGACTGATGAACTGCAAGAAGCTCTCCGTAGATGCATCTATGCATGCTGTACAAAATGAACGGCTTCCATTGCGAGTAGTTGTACAGGTCCTTTTCTTTGAACAGATTAGAGCTTCAAAAGCACCTAATACTGCAGTAAAACCAGATCTCCCTGGGAATTTGCGATCTTTACTTCCCAGAGAAAATGGGGGTTCACACGGAAGCTCTAGAACTGCAACGACCAACACAGAAGAAGATTGGGATTCAGTTCCAACAATCGAGGAGCTCAAGGTTCTGAAAGGGGAGCTAGCTTCCCTTAAATTGGGAAgtagaagaagtttgaaaactgATGAGAAAAGTAGAAATAGTCATGAAACGGCTGCTGCTGCTAAGGTACAGGGAACACTTGCGACGAAGAAAATATTTGCAAAGTTATGGTCAAGCAAAGGTGGGCAAGATGATAGTAGTACTGATGACACATCTGGGAGCCCTGGCTCTACCAACAAAGAAGAAGTAAAATCAACACCTTCAAGGAACAGAAGGTATTCAGTTTCTTAG
- the LOC113361410 gene encoding probable N-acetyltransferase HLS1 gives MGEMIKVLGWDDLMMMKKILRDVSKQERVVVIREYDEEKDNLNVQEMERKCEVGPTNGETSLYTDDLGDPISRIRHSPTFLMLVAEMEIDNDQKEIVGLIRGCIKTVTCGKKLSRNGKNGNGNDIIINSNIQGNKFVPVYTKLAYILGLRVSSSHRRMGIGLKLVNRLENWFSENGAEYSYMATEKDNEASVKLFTKRCGYSKFRVPSVLVQPVFAHRIRISKRIQIFRLPTSEAEKLYRARFSTTEFFPRDIDSILNNTLNLGTYLAVPHGTFPSSSWPGTDKFLCNPPESWSILSIWNTKEVFMLEVRGASRTRRALAKTTRIMDRALPWLGIPSVPQLFRPFGSHFLYGLGGEGPASVKLMKGLCGFAHNLAKESGCGVVATEVSSCDPLRSGIPNWKRLSLEEDLWCIKRLGEDYSDGSIGDWTKSPPGISIFVDPRQV, from the exons ATGGGTGAAATGATAAAAGTCTTAGGTTgggatgatttgatgatgatgaagaagatattgagaGATGTTAGTAAACAAGAAAGAGTTGTAGTTATTAGAGAGTATGATGAAGAAAAAGATAACTTAAATGTACAAGAAATGGAAAGAAAATGTGAAGTTGGTCCTACCAATGGTGAAACTTCTCTCTACACAGATGATTTAGGTGACCCTATTTCTCGTATTCGCCATTCTCCTACTTTCCTCATGCTG GTAGCTGAGATGGAGATTGACAATGATCAAAAAGAGATAGTGGGTCTAATTAGAGGCTGCATCAAAACTGTTACATGCGGTAAAAAGCTCTCTAGGAATGGTAAAAATGGTAACGGAAATGATATCATCATCAACAGCAATATTCAAGGCAATAAGTTCGTTCCTGTTTATACTAAACTCGCATATATCTTGGGATTGCGCGTTTCTTCTTCTCACAG GCGAATGGGTATCGGGTTGAAGCTGGTCAACCGACTAGAGAACTGGTTCTCTGAAAACGGGGCAGAATATTCTTACATGGCCACTGAGAAAGACAACGAAGCTTCCGTTAAGCTCTTTACAAAACGATGTGGGTATTCAAAGTTTCGGGTACCATCCGTATTAGTCCAACCCGTATTTGCTCATCGTATCCGGATCTCAAAAAGGATCCAAATCTTTCGTTTACCAACATCTGAAGCCGAGAAACTATACCGTGCTCGGTTCTCCACAACTGAGTTTTTTCCTCGTGACATAGACTCAATTCTCAACAATACACTTAACCTAGGAACGTATTTGGCCGTTCCACACGGCACGTTTCCGTCTTCATCATGGCCTGGAACCGATAAATTCTTATGTAACCCACCCGAGTCATGGTCCATACTCAGCATATGGAATACGAAAGAAGTATTCATGTTAGAAGTTCGGGGAGCATCGCGAACAAGACGTGCTTTAGCAAAGACGACAAGGATCATGGACAGGGCATTGCCTTGGTTGGGTATACCGTCCGTGCCACAATTGTTTAGACCATTTGGATCTCACTTTTTGTACGGTCTAGGCGGAGAAGGGCCGGCATCAGTGAAACTGATGAAAGGATTATGCGGGTTCGCACATAACTTGGCCAAAGAAAGTGGGTGTGGTGTAGTAGCAACAGAAGTATCAAGTTGTGACCCACTGAGATCAGGGATTCCAAACTGGAAGAGGTTATCACTAGAAGAAGATCTTTGGTGTATCAAGAGATTGGGTGAAGATTACAGTGACGGGTCTATTGGAGATTGGACAAAATCACCACCTGGAATTTCTATATTTGTTGATCCTCGACAAGTTTAG